In one window of Enterobacteriaceae endosymbiont of Plateumaris rustica DNA:
- the greA gene encoding transcription elongation factor GreA — translation MINKIPMTLKGSKKLIKELNQLKNIKRYKIINNIIEARKHGDLKENAEYHAAREEQSFCERRINEIEFKLSNCQIIDITKIKNKDKVVFGSTVNIINITTNKIISYKIVGDDEANLKKNLISINAPLARGLISKKKNDIVSIKIPKGKMIFKILKIRYL, via the coding sequence ATGATAAATAAAATACCTATGACTTTAAAAGGATCAAAAAAATTAATTAAAGAATTAAATCAATTAAAAAATATAAAAAGATATAAAATAATTAATAATATTATTGAAGCTAGAAAGCATGGTGATTTAAAAGAAAATGCTGAATATCATGCAGCACGTGAAGAACAAAGTTTTTGTGAAAGACGTATTAATGAAATAGAATTCAAATTATCTAATTGTCAAATTATAGATATTACTAAAATAAAGAATAAAGATAAAGTTGTTTTTGGTTCTACTGTAAATATAATTAATATCACTACTAATAAAATTATATCTTATAAAATTGTAGGTGATGATGAAGCTAATTTAAAAAAAAATTTAATTTCTATTAATGCTCCTCTTGCTAGAGGATTAATTAGTAAAAAAAAAAATGATATTGTTTCAATAAAAATTCCTAAAGGAAAAATGATATTCAAAATATTAAAAATACGATATCTTTAG
- the murB gene encoding UDP-N-acetylmuramate dehydrogenase, with amino-acid sequence MIIYKNSLKYFNTFGIDVTALEIIKIENINELYYIWKKNHLKSVPYIILGGGSNVLFLDNFKGIVILNRLKGININEHKNYWNLHVCSGENWHQLVKYTIKKGIFGLENLALIPGCVGSAPIQNISAYGVSLKKFCKYVDVINLLNKKIIRLSNIKCNFQYRSSIFKHSYRNNYVIIALGMTIPKKWKPNLNYKDLNYLNFNTVTPYEIFNHICKIRKNKIPNPKIYGNVGSFFKNPLVSNKLGTQLLKNFPNIPYIMKNNAFKFSAAWLIDQCNLKGYIKGGAMIYSKHSLIIINKFKATSNDILYIAMKIYYCVGNKFGIWLEPEVRIIGSLGEINPSSIFSHNYFK; translated from the coding sequence ATGATAATTTATAAAAATTCTTTAAAATATTTTAATACTTTTGGTATAGACGTTACAGCTTTAGAAATTATAAAAATAGAAAATATTAATGAATTATATTATATATGGAAAAAAAATCATTTAAAATCAGTACCTTATATTATATTAGGTGGTGGAAGTAATGTTTTATTTTTAGATAATTTTAAAGGTATTGTAATTTTAAATAGATTAAAAGGTATTAATATTAATGAACATAAAAACTATTGGAATTTACATGTCTGTTCTGGTGAAAACTGGCATCAATTAGTAAAGTATACTATAAAAAAAGGTATATTTGGTTTAGAAAATTTAGCATTAATTCCTGGTTGTGTTGGTTCTGCTCCTATACAAAATATTAGTGCTTATGGTGTTAGTTTAAAAAAATTTTGTAAATATGTAGATGTAATTAATTTATTAAATAAAAAAATAATACGTTTATCAAACATAAAATGTAATTTTCAATATAGAAGTAGTATTTTTAAACACTCTTATAGAAATAATTATGTTATTATAGCTTTAGGTATGACTATTCCTAAAAAATGGAAACCTAATTTAAATTATAAAGATCTAAATTACTTAAATTTTAATACAGTAACTCCTTATGAAATTTTTAATCATATTTGTAAAATAAGAAAAAATAAAATTCCAAATCCTAAAATATATGGTAATGTAGGAAGTTTTTTTAAAAATCCTTTAGTTTCTAATAAATTAGGAACTCAATTATTAAAAAATTTTCCTAATATACCTTATATTATGAAAAATAATGCATTTAAATTTTCAGCTGCATGGCTAATTGATCAATGTAATTTAAAAGGATATATAAAAGGAGGTGCAATGATATATTCTAAACATTCATTAATAATTATTAATAAATTTAAAGCTACAAGCAATGATATATTATATATAGCAATGAAAATATATTATTGTGTAGGAAATAAATTTGGAATTTGGTTAGAACCTGAAGTAAGAATAATAGGATCATTAGGAGAAATAAATCCATCAAGTATTTTTTCTCATAATTATTTTAAATAA
- the aroQ gene encoding type II 3-dehydroquinate dehydratase has protein sequence MTKYKNHILILNGPNLNLLSIREPKKYGYLSLNKIIEDLTQKSQNNNCKLSHFQSNSEYLLIEYLINFTKNINYIIFNPAAFTHTSIALRDTLIAINIPFIEIHITNIFARESFRKKSYFSDISNGIISGLGIDGYFVALDLIIKRLC, from the coding sequence ATGACAAAATATAAAAATCATATTTTAATTTTAAATGGACCAAATTTAAATCTCTTAAGTATAAGAGAACCTAAAAAATATGGATATTTATCTTTAAATAAAATTATTGAAGATTTAACACAAAAGTCTCAGAATAATAATTGTAAATTAAGTCATTTTCAATCTAATTCTGAATATTTATTAATAGAATATTTAATAAATTTTACTAAAAATATAAATTATATAATATTTAATCCAGCAGCATTTACACATACTAGTATTGCATTAAGAGATACTTTAATAGCAATAAATATTCCTTTTATAGAAATACATATAACTAATATTTTTGCAAGAGAATCTTTTAGAAAAAAATCTTATTTTTCTGATATTTCTAATGGAATAATATCTGGTTTAGGAATTGATGGATATTTTGTAGCTTTAGATTTAATAATTAAAAGATTATGTTAA
- a CDS encoding rod shape-determining protein has protein sequence MFKKFRGMFSNDLSIDLGTANTLIYVKGQGIVLNEPSVVAIRKDKSGSPKNVAAVGYNAKQMLGRTPGNIAAIRPMKDGVIADFFVTEKMLQHFIKQVHSNSFMRPSPRVLICVPVGATQVERRAIRESALGAGARKVFLIDEPMAAAIGAGLPVSEATGSMVIDIGGGTTEVAVISLNGVVYSSSVRIGGDKFDEAIINHVRRNYGSLIGEATAEKIKHQIGSAYFTTNDEVLKIEVRGRNLAEGVPRSFTLNSTEILEALQEPLTGIVSSVMIALEQCPPELASDISERGMVLTGGGALLKSFDKLLIKETGIPVSIAEDPLTCVARGGGKALEMIDIHGGDLFSEE, from the coding sequence ATGTTTAAAAAGTTTAGGGGAATGTTTTCTAATGATTTATCTATTGATTTAGGAACAGCAAATACTTTAATTTATGTTAAAGGACAAGGAATAGTTTTAAATGAACCTTCAGTAGTTGCAATTAGAAAAGATAAATCAGGATCTCCTAAAAATGTTGCTGCTGTAGGATATAATGCAAAACAAATGTTAGGCAGAACTCCAGGAAATATAGCTGCAATTAGACCTATGAAAGATGGTGTAATAGCAGATTTTTTTGTTACTGAAAAAATGTTACAACATTTTATAAAACAAGTACATAGTAATAGTTTTATGCGTCCTAGTCCTAGAGTACTTATATGTGTTCCTGTTGGAGCAACTCAAGTTGAAAGAAGAGCTATTCGAGAATCTGCACTAGGTGCTGGAGCACGAAAAGTTTTTTTAATAGATGAACCTATGGCTGCTGCTATAGGTGCAGGATTACCAGTTTCTGAAGCTACAGGATCTATGGTTATAGATATAGGTGGAGGAACAACTGAAGTAGCTGTTATTTCTTTAAATGGCGTCGTATATTCTTCTTCTGTAAGAATAGGAGGTGATAAATTTGATGAAGCAATTATTAATCATGTACGTAGAAATTACGGTTCTTTAATTGGTGAAGCAACTGCTGAAAAAATAAAACATCAAATTGGTTCTGCTTATTTTACCACTAATGATGAAGTATTAAAGATAGAAGTTAGAGGACGTAATTTAGCTGAAGGTGTTCCAAGAAGTTTTACATTAAATTCAACTGAAATATTAGAGGCATTACAAGAACCACTAACAGGAATTGTCAGTTCTGTTATGATTGCATTAGAACAATGTCCACCTGAATTAGCATCGGACATATCAGAAAGAGGTATGGTATTAACTGGTGGTGGTGCATTATTAAAATCTTTTGATAAATTATTAATAAAAGAAACGGGTATTCCAGTTTCTATTGCTGAAGATCCATTGACTTGTGTAGCTAGAGGAGGTGGCAAAGCATTAGAAATGATTGATATTCATGGTGGAGATTTATTTAGTGAAGAATAA
- the mreC gene encoding rod shape-determining protein MreC, whose translation MKIIFNKKMKLIYIIILLIFILLINYFFNLQSYINKFIDPIYIYSNKFYSIFNNIIDIKNINDNLKKQNKYLYYQILKNKYKLLQLKQLKYDNKKLRELLNIPITTKTNIKKIFAEKLPIYFNFHSDEIIINKGKINNVHEGQLVINNFGLVGQVISTNKLTSRVRLICSTKSYISVQSIHTHIKIAIKGNGCHSSLISEILPRNININKGDILVISALYDNLLQGYPVAIVTLSTDKNFKKTRLNFLNANPLFKITELKYLLLISS comes from the coding sequence ATGAAAATTATTTTTAATAAAAAAATGAAATTAATTTATATAATAATATTATTAATATTTATATTATTAATTAATTATTTTTTTAATTTACAATCTTATATTAATAAGTTTATAGACCCTATATATATATATTCAAATAAATTTTATTCTATATTTAATAATATAATTGATATCAAAAATATTAATGATAATTTAAAAAAACAAAATAAATATTTATATTATCAAATATTAAAAAATAAATATAAACTTTTACAATTAAAACAACTAAAATATGATAATAAAAAATTAAGGGAATTATTAAATATACCAATTACAACTAAAACTAATATAAAAAAAATATTTGCAGAAAAACTACCTATTTATTTTAATTTTCATTCTGATGAAATAATAATTAATAAAGGTAAAATTAACAATGTACATGAAGGACAATTAGTAATTAATAATTTCGGACTTGTCGGTCAAGTTATTTCTACAAATAAATTAACAAGTCGTGTTCGTTTAATATGTAGTACTAAAAGTTATATATCAGTACAATCAATTCATACTCATATTAAAATAGCTATTAAAGGTAATGGTTGTCATTCTAGTTTAATATCAGAAATTTTACCAAGAAATATTAATATAAATAAAGGAGATATATTAGTAATATCTGCATTGTATGATAATTTATTACAAGGATATCCTGTAGCTATAGTAACATTATCAACAGATAAAAATTTTAAAAAGACAAGATTAAATTTTTTAAATGCTAATCCTTTATTTAAAATAACAGAATTAAAATATTTATTACTTATATCTTCTTAA
- the tldD gene encoding metalloprotease TldD yields MNEFLLKNNISYYCLSNLMDKISLNHIYYADLYLQSISNESWFLENSLIKECSYRMKQGIGIRVIKNNTIYFSCTDDITLKSINQCINNIFNKQYNIVNSINQKKKLNILKNHQNYYSIINPINDNSNEKKIFFLKYIDDTARKLDKRVKNVQIKINNFYELILIINNKNSISTDIRPLVNISINIIVEDDNKREIGHRMIGGRIDYNSIISINNKKQKTYIDNIIYETTIAAINNLNSIEAPSGLIPVVLGNGSPGVLLHEAIGHGLEGDFNYYKTSIFNNKIKKKIASNICTIVDNGTLKNINGSLNIDDEGTPTKNNILVKNGILKKYMYDNYYSSLIGTKSTGNARRSSYASLPIPRMTNTYLLNGKSKIIDIINSVEYGLYVISLSGGEVDITSGNFVFSTSEAFLIKKGKITQPVKNTTLIGSSENIMKQISMIGNDLSFNNGIGTCIKNGQPLPVSVGQPTLKIEKMTVGGTKKIL; encoded by the coding sequence ATGAATGAATTTTTATTAAAAAATAATATTTCTTACTATTGTTTATCTAATTTAATGGATAAAATTTCTTTAAATCATATTTATTATGCTGATTTATATTTACAATCTATCTCTAACGAATCTTGGTTTTTAGAAAATAGTCTTATTAAAGAATGTTCTTATAGAATGAAACAAGGTATAGGAATCAGAGTAATTAAAAATAATACTATTTATTTTTCTTGTACTGATGATATAACACTAAAATCTATTAATCAATGTATAAATAATATTTTTAATAAACAATATAATATTGTAAATTCTATTAATCAAAAAAAAAAATTAAATATATTAAAAAATCATCAAAATTATTATTCTATAATTAATCCTATTAATGATAATTCTAATGAAAAAAAAATATTTTTTTTAAAATATATAGATGATACAGCTCGTAAATTAGATAAAAGAGTTAAAAATGTTCAAATAAAAATTAATAATTTTTATGAATTAATATTAATAATAAATAATAAAAATAGTATATCAACAGATATTAGACCTTTAGTAAATATTAGTATTAATATAATTGTTGAAGATGATAATAAAAGAGAAATAGGTCATAGAATGATAGGTGGCAGAATAGATTATAATTCTATTATATCTATTAATAATAAAAAACAAAAAACATATATTGATAATATTATTTATGAAACTACAATAGCAGCAATAAATAATTTAAATTCAATTGAAGCACCATCTGGATTAATTCCAGTTGTATTAGGTAATGGATCACCTGGAGTATTATTACATGAAGCTATAGGTCATGGATTAGAAGGAGATTTTAATTATTATAAAACTTCTATATTTAATAATAAAATAAAAAAAAAAATTGCTTCAAATATATGTACTATAGTAGATAATGGAACATTAAAAAATATTAATGGATCACTTAATATTGATGATGAAGGAACACCTACTAAGAATAATATATTAGTTAAAAATGGTATATTAAAAAAATATATGTATGATAATTATTATTCTTCTCTTATTGGAACTAAATCAACGGGAAATGCAAGAAGATCGTCTTATGCTTCTTTACCAATTCCTAGAATGACAAATACATATTTATTAAATGGTAAGTCAAAAATTATAGATATAATTAATAGTGTTGAATATGGATTATATGTTATTTCATTAAGTGGAGGAGAAGTAGATATAACTTCTGGAAACTTTGTTTTTTCAACTTCTGAAGCTTTTTTAATTAAAAAAGGAAAAATTACACAACCTGTTAAAAATACAACATTAATAGGATCTTCAGAAAATATTATGAAACAAATATCTATGATAGGTAATGATTTAAGTTTTAATAATGGAATAGGAACATGTATAAAAAATGGTCAACCCTTACCAGTAAGTGTTGGTCAACCTACTTTAAAAATAGAAAAAATGACTGTAGGAGGAACTAAAAAAATTTTATAA
- a CDS encoding TusE/DsrC/DsvC family sulfur relay protein, whose amino-acid sequence MYNKKYKHSIWNKKIAEKIAIKEGITLTSDHWKIIYLLRVLYKKFNIIPNVRILIISLKEKYGPSKGNSSYIFNLFPKGPIQQGSKIAGLPKTNICL is encoded by the coding sequence ATGTATAATAAAAAATATAAACATTCTATTTGGAATAAAAAAATTGCAGAAAAAATTGCAATTAAAGAAGGTATTACATTAACATCAGATCATTGGAAAATAATATACTTATTACGTGTATTATATAAAAAATTTAATATTATACCTAATGTTCGTATATTAATTATTTCTTTAAAAGAAAAATATGGTCCATCAAAAGGAAATAGTTCTTATATATTTAATTTATTTCCTAAAGGTCCAATACAACAAGGATCAAAAATTGCTGGTTTACCTAAAACTAATATATGTTTATAA
- the rsmI gene encoding 16S rRNA (cytidine(1402)-2'-O)-methyltransferase has translation MKKNQIILGNLYIVPTPIGNYNDINYRSLIILKKVDLILSEDKRKTGILLKYFNIKNKLYSYHEYNEKKHSKIILNKIKNGYNIALVSDAGTPLINDPGYRIVKLCRLENNSIKIIPIPGPCAAILALSASGLPSNKFCYEGFLPNKKNKRLNRLNELKLEKRTLIIYESKHKLLNNLYEIKNIFGSNRYLVLAREITKKWECIYGDTIEKIILWIKKDKKRLKGEIVLVIDGLHNNIDEEIPKESIETLIILKKYLPLKKAINITANIYKIKRNILYTIFLKYKH, from the coding sequence ATGAAAAAAAATCAAATAATATTAGGTAATTTATATATAGTACCAACACCTATAGGTAATTATAATGATATTAATTATCGATCATTAATTATATTAAAAAAAGTAGATTTGATTTTATCTGAAGATAAAAGAAAAACAGGAATTTTATTAAAATATTTTAATATTAAAAATAAATTATATTCATATCATGAATATAACGAAAAAAAACACTCTAAAATTATTCTTAATAAAATAAAAAATGGTTATAATATAGCATTAGTTTCAGATGCAGGAACACCATTAATTAATGATCCTGGTTATAGAATAGTAAAATTATGTCGTTTAGAAAATAATTCTATTAAAATTATACCTATACCTGGACCTTGCGCTGCTATTTTAGCATTATCTGCTTCTGGATTACCATCCAATAAATTCTGTTATGAAGGATTTTTACCAAATAAAAAAAATAAAAGATTAAATAGATTAAATGAATTAAAATTAGAAAAAAGAACTTTAATTATTTATGAATCTAAGCATAAATTATTGAATAATTTATATGAAATTAAAAATATTTTTGGATCAAATAGATATTTAGTCTTAGCAAGAGAAATAACAAAAAAATGGGAATGTATTTATGGAGATACTATTGAAAAAATTATTTTATGGATTAAAAAAGATAAAAAAAGATTAAAAGGAGAAATAGTTTTAGTAATTGATGGATTACATAATAATATTGATGAAGAAATACCTAAAGAATCAATTGAAACTTTAATAATATTAAAAAAATATTTACCACTAAAAAAAGCTATTAATATTACTGCTAATATTTATAAAATAAAAAGAAATATATTATATACTATATTTTTAAAATATAAGCATTAA
- the folD gene encoding bifunctional methylenetetrahydrofolate dehydrogenase/methenyltetrahydrofolate cyclohydrolase FolD — MQAKIINGKIVAQKIYNKIIRKINNRLLNGYRPPGLGVILIGNNVASKIYIKNKRKVCKNLGFISYDYNLPENIDQNSIIEIIDILNHNNDIDGILIQLPLPKNLNLIKILERISPSKDVDGFHPYNIGRLCLRIPLLRPCTSLGIIKLLQYYKINIFGLNAVIVGASNIVGRPMSMELLLSGCTITIAHRFTTNLRYYIKNADLLIVAIGKPNFIRGEWIKLGAIVIDVGINRVNNKIIGDIHFNSAIQKASYITPVPGGVGPMTVATLMQNTLQAYEIYYVK; from the coding sequence ATGCAAGCTAAAATTATTAATGGAAAAATAGTTGCTCAAAAAATATATAATAAAATAATTAGAAAAATAAATAATAGATTATTAAACGGGTATAGACCACCAGGGTTAGGAGTTATTTTAATTGGAAATAATGTAGCATCTAAAATTTATATAAAAAATAAACGTAAAGTATGTAAAAATTTAGGATTTATTTCTTATGATTACAATTTACCTGAAAATATAGATCAAAATTCTATAATAGAAATTATTGATATATTAAATCATAATAATGATATAGATGGAATACTTATTCAATTACCATTACCTAAAAATTTAAATTTAATTAAAATATTAGAAAGAATTTCTCCCAGTAAAGATGTAGATGGATTTCATCCTTATAATATAGGGAGATTGTGTCTACGAATACCTTTATTACGACCATGTACTTCTTTAGGAATAATAAAATTATTACAATATTATAAAATTAATATTTTTGGTTTAAATGCAGTTATTGTAGGAGCATCTAATATAGTTGGTCGTCCAATGAGCATGGAATTACTATTATCTGGTTGTACAATTACTATTGCTCATCGTTTTACTACAAATTTAAGATATTATATAAAAAATGCAGATTTGTTAATAGTAGCTATAGGAAAACCTAATTTCATACGAGGTGAATGGATAAAATTAGGTGCAATTGTAATTGATGTAGGAATTAATAGAGTTAATAATAAAATTATAGGTGACATACATTTTAATTCAGCAATACAAAAGGCTTCATATATTACTCCAGTTCCTGGAGGAGTAGGTCCTATGACTGTAGCAACATTAATGCAAAATACTTTACAAGCTTATGAAATTTATTATGTAAAATAA
- the metB gene encoding cystathionine gamma-synthase: MHYNKKTISIHNGLNTDKQYGSVIPPIYLTTTYNFNGFNNPRKYDYSRKSNPTRDILQNVISSLEDGLGSIITNSGMSAIYLIVTSILKPGDLLICPKDCYGGSYRLFKSLLNKGIYRVKFITMYDKKKLLAALLEKPKMVFMESPSNPLLNVIDIVDYCNEIRNSKAISVIDNTLLSPVFQNPLNLGVDLVVHSCTKYLNGHSDIIAGAVITKNIKLIEKISWWSNNIGVTSSVFDSYLLLRGIRTLYPRLKIAEKNALIIIKYLQTQKLVKKIYHPSLSSNIGHNIAKIQQKGFGAILSFDFYGSKKQLSCFLNSLKLFTLAESLGGVESLISHSATMTHACISREERLQANISDLLLRISVGIEDSNDLISDLDKAFFYANKCH, translated from the coding sequence ATGCATTATAATAAAAAAACTATATCCATACATAATGGTTTAAATACAGACAAACAATATGGTTCTGTAATCCCCCCAATATATTTAACTACTACTTATAATTTTAATGGTTTTAATAATCCTAGAAAATATGATTATTCTAGAAAAAGTAATCCTACAAGAGATATATTACAAAATGTTATTTCTTCTTTAGAAGATGGATTAGGATCAATTATTACTAATAGTGGTATGTCTGCAATTTATTTAATAGTTACATCAATATTAAAACCAGGAGATTTATTAATTTGTCCTAAAGATTGTTATGGTGGTAGTTATAGATTATTTAAAAGTCTTTTAAATAAAGGAATTTATAGAGTAAAATTTATTACCATGTATGATAAAAAAAAATTATTAGCTGCTTTATTAGAAAAACCTAAAATGGTTTTTATGGAAAGTCCTAGTAATCCATTGTTAAATGTAATTGATATTGTTGATTATTGTAATGAAATACGTAATTCAAAAGCTATTAGTGTAATTGACAATACATTACTCAGTCCTGTTTTTCAAAATCCACTAAATTTAGGAGTTGATTTAGTAGTTCATTCATGTACAAAATATTTAAATGGTCATTCTGATATAATAGCAGGTGCTGTTATAACTAAAAATATAAAATTAATAGAAAAGATATCTTGGTGGAGTAATAATATAGGAGTAACTAGTTCAGTTTTTGATAGTTATTTATTACTTAGAGGTATTAGAACATTATATCCTAGATTAAAAATTGCAGAAAAAAATGCTTTAATAATTATTAAATATTTACAAACTCAAAAATTAGTAAAAAAAATATATCATCCATCACTTAGTAGTAATATTGGACATAATATAGCAAAAATTCAACAAAAAGGATTTGGAGCTATATTAAGTTTTGATTTTTATGGTTCTAAAAAACAATTAAGTTGTTTTTTAAATTCATTAAAATTATTTACTTTAGCAGAATCATTAGGAGGAGTAGAAAGTCTAATTTCGCATTCAGCAACTATGACACATGCTTGTATAAGTAGAGAAGAAAGATTACAAGCAAATATTTCTGATTTATTATTAAGAATATCAGTAGGAATTGAAGATTCAAATGATTTAATATCTGACTTAGATAAAGCATTTTTTTATGCTAATAAATGTCATTAA
- the gltX gene encoding glutamate--tRNA ligase, producing MIIKTRFAPSPTGNLHIGSIRTALYSWLFAQNNSGSFLLRIEDTDFKRYKKNSIKNIINGLKWLNINWDEGPYFQSKRLDRYNHIIDNMIKKKLAYKCYCSKEELEKNKTKQISMGKKVKYNGKCRNLSNFIYNNKPFVVRFRNPDIGKVKFEDKIRGIIIFNNNELDDFIIKRTDGIPTYNFCVVVDDWDMGITHVIRGEDHINNTPKQINIIKAIGANIPIYAHVSMIINKSGEKISKRFNNIDILQYKKEGYLPEALLNYIVRLGWSHGNKEIFSLNEMKKLFNLNNISKSPSILNTNKLIWLNKYYLNKLPKKYMINYLTNFFKKKNININNGPKINDLYNIFHNRCNTLKEISNLCYIFYNIPDYSKINLIDKYLNLETKIILNKLLKKITLINIWSLSIISSSIKEVSIKLNLHFSKIAMPLRLAITGMNNSPPINHIVYLMGKNKVLQCINNAINFIVLNNKKL from the coding sequence ATGATAATAAAAACTCGTTTTGCACCTAGTCCTACAGGTAATTTACATATTGGAAGTATTCGTACAGCTTTATATTCTTGGTTATTTGCTCAAAATAATTCAGGTAGTTTTTTATTAAGAATAGAAGATACTGATTTCAAAAGATATAAAAAAAATTCCATTAAAAATATTATTAATGGATTAAAATGGTTAAATATTAATTGGGATGAAGGTCCTTATTTTCAAAGTAAAAGACTTGATAGGTATAATCATATTATTGACAATATGATTAAAAAAAAATTAGCATATAAATGTTATTGTTCTAAAGAAGAATTAGAAAAAAATAAAACAAAACAAATTTCAATGGGAAAAAAAGTAAAATATAATGGTAAATGTAGAAATTTAAGTAATTTTATTTATAATAATAAACCATTCGTAGTAAGATTTCGTAACCCTGATATTGGTAAAGTAAAATTTGAAGATAAAATTCGAGGTATTATAATATTTAATAATAATGAATTAGATGATTTTATTATAAAAAGAACCGATGGTATACCAACATATAATTTTTGCGTAGTTGTTGATGATTGGGATATGGGTATTACACATGTTATTAGAGGAGAAGATCATATAAATAATACTCCTAAACAAATTAATATAATTAAAGCTATAGGAGCTAATATACCAATATATGCACATGTTTCAATGATTATTAATAAATCAGGAGAAAAAATTTCAAAAAGATTTAATAATATAGATATATTACAATATAAAAAAGAAGGCTATTTACCTGAAGCATTATTAAATTATATTGTACGTTTAGGATGGTCTCATGGTAATAAAGAAATTTTTTCATTAAATGAAATGAAAAAATTATTTAATTTAAATAATATTAGTAAATCACCTAGTATATTAAATACTAATAAATTAATTTGGTTAAATAAATATTATTTAAATAAATTACCAAAAAAATACATGATTAATTACTTAACTAACTTTTTTAAAAAAAAAAATATTAATATAAATAATGGTCCTAAAATAAATGATTTATATAATATATTTCATAATAGATGTAATACATTAAAGGAAATAAGTAATTTATGTTATATTTTTTATAATATTCCTGATTATTCAAAAATTAATTTAATAGATAAATATTTAAATTTAGAAACAAAAATAATTTTAAATAAATTATTAAAAAAAATTACATTAATTAATATTTGGTCATTATCAATAATTAGTTCTTCTATAAAAGAAGTATCTATAAAATTAAACTTACATTTTTCTAAAATAGCTATGCCATTAAGATTAGCTATAACAGGAATGAATAACAGTCCTCCTATTAATCATATAGTATATTTAATGGGAAAAAATAAAGTTTTACAATGTATTAATAATGCAATAAATTTTATAGTACTCAATAATAAAAAACTATAA
- the hspQ gene encoding heat shock protein HspQ, with protein sequence MITSKFGIGQQVRHKLLGFLGVIIDVDPQYSLRDPKIDEVAESITLRSKPWYHVVMEDDTGQPIHIYLAEAQLSGEPLEYEHPEHSSLDELSASIKKQLITPKLRN encoded by the coding sequence ATGATTACCAGTAAATTTGGTATTGGTCAACAAGTTAGACATAAATTATTAGGTTTTTTAGGAGTAATAATTGATGTTGATCCTCAATATTCACTAAGAGATCCTAAAATTGATGAAGTTGCAGAAAGTATAACATTACGTAGTAAACCATGGTATCATGTAGTAATGGAGGATGATACAGGACAACCTATACATATATATTTAGCAGAAGCACAACTTTCAGGAGAACCATTAGAATATGAACATCCTGAACATTCGTCATTAGACGAATTATCAGCTTCTATTAAAAAACAATTAATAACACCTAAATTAAGAAATTAA